The DNA sequence GAACTGCTTATCTTTCAGCACTTTGTCCGTCATGTTCTTGGAAAGGTTGTTCGCCTCGTCTACGAGATCCGTTCCCGACTTCTGGATAGCGGAAGCCTGGCTATCAATCTGTTCGAATGTTCCATAGACAGATTCTGCTGAAGCAAGCTGGAAGTTCGAGCGGCTCGCTACAGATTCACTTGCAGTAAGCAGATCATTGAACCCGCCATCGAAATTCATTGTCGCTGTCTGTCCATTTGCATCCTGGAGTTTTTTCTTTTCGTCAAGCAGCTTCAGGCTTTCTTCTCTCCAGGCTTCAGCAGCAGCCATCTGTTCATCAAGGGCTTTGCTCACTGACAGTGCTTCCTCAGTCGCACTTCTGACTTTATCTGCAAGCTGATCCGCCTGCTCGTCCGTTTTGTTCACAAGATCATTGTAAGCGTTGATTTCTCCTGTAAGTTCTTGCAAAGGCTCTTCCAATTTGCCTGCGAGATTATCTGCGATCTGCGCAATCGCATACTGCTTGAACATACCGCCGATATCTTTGTTGTTGAATAGATAATATAGAGAGTTCTCTGTTGCAAGACTTTTCAAGTTGCTGTCTTTAAGCTCGCTTTGCAAATTGCCTGCATTCATATTAAGACCGAAGTAGCTTTCATATAGGGAAGCCAGCTGCTCATATGAATTAAGACTATCCACTGCTTCTTCAACAACATCTTCTGCTGACCCGTCGAAGATCGGTATTTGTACTTTGTGACGGATTGTATTGTTGTTAATTTCCTTTTGAGGTTCGGAAGGCTCTTCTTTTGAAGGTACTTTTTCTTCCTCTTTTTGCTGTTTGTCTTCTTTGTCCTTCTGATCTGATTCTTTCTCTTGCTCTTGCTTGGCAGGTGTTTCTTCTTTGTCTTTCTCAGTTGTTTCGGACTTATCTTGTTCAGAGGCAGGATCTGCTGACTGATTTTCTTCTTCCTTCGGCTCAGTCGTTGCAGGATCTTCTGTTGTTGTTTCTTCAACCCCGTTGTTCAAACGGGTGAAGACAATCTTGCCTCCTGGCGCATTGACCTGTTCAGCTGTTCCGGATTCCTCAGAACCTGCATCTCCTGTATCCTTCTGTTCCAATGTCCAGCCCCACTCGAGCGGCTTCAGCACATCGAGGTCCATATTGCGATCATCCAGTTTGAAAGTCGCACGAACACTCATCTGGCCAGCTTCACTCGCCGGCAATGTAAGCACACTGCTTGATGAATTAATTGAGGATCCGCCTGGAAGCGATACATTAAGCTGCGTAACAGAGAACCCCTTCGGTACGATGAGGACAAATTTCTGTCCGCCATTCTCATTTTTATCGATACGAACTGTATCCGTAACATCGATTCCATCCGCAACGAGACGATCCTTTATCTTTTCCACCTGTTCCGGAAGCAGTGTTACATCTCCATTTCCGCCATTTGAAACTTCACCAAAATCCTCTTTATAGCTCTTGGTCACAGCAATCGTGTTGAGGATTCTGCGCTCTGTTTCATCCGACAGTCCTGAAGCCTCAATTGCATCAGGGGAAAGCGTCGGCAGTTTGCGAATATGCTTCTCAATCAGTTGCCTTGATTTCTTATCAGGATCTTCAAAGAGGACAGAAAGATTCATCCCCTTATCAGCAAACGCTTCATCAAAGCTGTCCGCGAGCTGTTCCTTCACCTGCTTCTCGATTCCATCATGCAAAGTCGATTCGAGATGGGTGTTCAACTTCTGAACAGCGCTGAATCGCT is a window from the Aciduricibacillus chroicocephali genome containing:
- the esaA gene encoding type VII secretion protein EsaA, encoding MNKTYGRIAIFLALILVFVSGLSYLAFNDKTKDRKAPRQGKVMSVALVNEDYGTGFNNEHIGFGDAFVKSIERDNTHDWHVVSRSIAENGLKNNTYNLMVVIPSDFSQKALAINEKRPDAVSLPYKINATGSTSAKAEAEEAASRILNDINKRVIDVYFASIVGNLQQAQDNVGQIVNKSEKYTNAYNQSVRSPLAGYTGQFKLVRDYTKQSKQSFGDFRKGLLSFNDQLAADSEAKRNQLPKLMDALNSQKNNELLYVDYFQQQNAMNEQLQSDPGGVMAQAKLQNEWMLSKLQGTPENPEAGIQANVDTIRGYLQERFSAVQKLNTHLESTLHDGIEKQVKEQLADSFDEAFADKGMNLSVLFEDPDKKSRQLIEKHIRKLPTLSPDAIEASGLSDETERRILNTIAVTKSYKEDFGEVSNGGNGDVTLLPEQVEKIKDRLVADGIDVTDTVRIDKNENGGQKFVLIVPKGFSVTQLNVSLPGGSSINSSSSVLTLPASEAGQMSVRATFKLDDRNMDLDVLKPLEWGWTLEQKDTGDAGSEESGTAEQVNAPGGKIVFTRLNNGVEETTTEDPATTEPKEEENQSADPASEQDKSETTEKDKEETPAKQEQEKESDQKDKEDKQQKEEEKVPSKEEPSEPQKEINNNTIRHKVQIPIFDGSAEDVVEEAVDSLNSYEQLASLYESYFGLNMNAGNLQSELKDSNLKSLATENSLYYLFNNKDIGGMFKQYAIAQIADNLAGKLEEPLQELTGEINAYNDLVNKTDEQADQLADKVRSATEEALSVSKALDEQMAAAEAWREESLKLLDEKKKLQDANGQTATMNFDGGFNDLLTASESVASRSNFQLASAESVYGTFEQIDSQASAIQKSGTDLVDEANNLSKNMTDKVLKDKQFAHNFKDVLANSRVGDKLNENLFNFLSNPVQTKNSGTIFNDPKELAKESVPQYLILIGFIVSLFTAYAISTLKAGRKAIDKFESGEVPLYRANLPFAVIAAGAALVEGLLMGILSAYYLEAEQTEAIWWTLAVMLMMLAMVLVSTYLLRQLKMIGMFILLGVFSLYLLTANGGSGIGLGSNMQAYSPLNYLENYAGLLASASEGTWKITTVLVVLALAGAVLNLFVRHRQQPEMEEEDAHEAI